A genomic segment from Comamonas terrigena NBRC 13299 encodes:
- a CDS encoding FAD-dependent monooxygenase, with protein sequence MAQSFDVCIRGAGIVGRTLALLLARERLRVALVATPPAPDAARDVRAYALNTSSRQLLASLRVWPDPVHATALRHMEVFGDEGGSVHFDAGAQSVDALGWIVDVPALENRLVEAVRYQPLVEVVERPVDAPLTAICEGRASSTRSEFGVEFDVTPYPQHALATRLVCEKPHGQVARQWFSADGILALLPLDGPEGHTVAVVWSTAPEAAQQWKDAAPTDFTTRLQELSQHALGTLELQGPRLTWPLQQAVARRWSGVQPGNPAASWVLAGDAAHNVHPLAGQGLNLGLADVQALARILQERDAWRSTGDSKLLRRYERERKAGLAPMGLAMDGLQQLFSRPEAPLQALRNWGMQAFERSGPLKDWMARQAMGL encoded by the coding sequence CCCTGACGCAGCGCGCGATGTGCGTGCCTATGCGCTCAACACCAGTTCCAGGCAGCTGCTGGCCTCGCTGCGGGTCTGGCCCGACCCCGTCCACGCCACCGCACTGCGCCACATGGAAGTGTTCGGCGATGAAGGCGGCAGCGTGCATTTCGATGCCGGCGCCCAGTCGGTCGATGCCCTGGGCTGGATCGTCGATGTGCCGGCGCTGGAAAACCGCCTGGTCGAAGCCGTGCGCTACCAGCCGCTGGTCGAAGTGGTCGAGCGCCCGGTGGACGCCCCGCTGACCGCCATCTGCGAGGGCCGTGCCAGCAGCACACGCAGCGAATTCGGCGTGGAGTTTGACGTCACCCCCTACCCCCAGCACGCCCTGGCCACGCGCCTGGTCTGCGAAAAGCCGCACGGCCAGGTGGCCCGCCAGTGGTTCAGCGCCGACGGCATCCTGGCCTTGCTGCCGCTGGACGGGCCCGAAGGCCACACCGTGGCCGTGGTCTGGTCCACCGCTCCCGAAGCCGCCCAGCAATGGAAAGATGCGGCGCCCACCGATTTCACCACCCGGCTGCAGGAGCTGAGCCAGCACGCCCTGGGCACGCTGGAGCTGCAAGGCCCGCGCCTGACCTGGCCGCTGCAGCAGGCCGTGGCCCGCCGCTGGAGCGGTGTGCAGCCCGGCAACCCGGCCGCCAGCTGGGTGCTGGCCGGCGACGCCGCCCACAATGTGCACCCGCTGGCCGGCCAGGGCCTGAACCTGGGCCTGGCCGATGTGCAGGCCCTGGCGCGCATCCTGCAGGAGCGCGATGCCTGGCGCAGCACCGGCGACAGCAAGCTGCTGCGCCGCTACGAGCGCGAACGCAAGGCCGGCCTGGCCCCGATGGGACTGGCCATGGACGGGCTGCAGCAGCTGTTCAGCCGGCCCGAAGCGCCGCTGCAGGCGCTGCGCAACTGGGGCATGCAGGCGTTCGAGCGCAGCGGCCCGCTCAAGGACTGGATGGCCCGCCAGGCCATGGGCCTGTGA
- a CDS encoding DsbC family protein: MKLIPSALLVAAALTLGLGAHAQDANLKKTLAERIPQLDKIDEIRPTPMQGLYEVRIGTDLFYTDAKGNYLIQGELIDTKARRNLTEDRITKLTEVQFKDLPLQDAFTVVRGKGERKLAVFEDPNCGYCKRFERDMQKVDNVTIYMFLYPILSPDSAEKSRNIWCSKDKVTAWHDMMLRDKAPAAASCDVTALQRNLALGKKHKITGTPTLIFEDNSRVPGAIPASEVEKHLAAAKR, encoded by the coding sequence ATGAAGCTGATTCCCTCTGCCCTGCTTGTCGCCGCAGCCCTCACCCTGGGCCTGGGCGCCCATGCCCAGGACGCCAATCTGAAAAAGACCCTGGCCGAGCGCATTCCGCAGCTGGACAAGATCGACGAGATCCGCCCCACGCCCATGCAGGGCCTGTACGAGGTGCGCATCGGTACCGACCTGTTCTACACCGATGCCAAGGGCAACTACCTGATCCAGGGCGAGCTGATCGACACCAAGGCCCGCCGCAACCTGACCGAAGACCGCATCACCAAGCTGACCGAGGTGCAGTTCAAAGATCTGCCGCTGCAGGACGCCTTCACCGTCGTGCGGGGCAAGGGCGAGCGCAAGCTGGCCGTGTTCGAAGACCCGAACTGCGGCTACTGCAAGCGTTTCGAGCGCGACATGCAGAAGGTGGACAACGTCACCATCTACATGTTCCTCTACCCCATCCTGAGCCCGGACTCGGCCGAGAAATCGCGCAACATCTGGTGCTCCAAGGACAAGGTTACCGCCTGGCACGACATGATGCTGCGCGACAAGGCACCGGCCGCCGCCAGCTGCGATGTGACGGCCCTGCAGCGCAACCTGGCCCTGGGCAAGAAACACAAGATCACCGGCACCCCCACGCTGATCTTTGAAGACAACAGCCGCGTGCCCGGAGCCATCCCGGCTTCCGAGGTGGAAAAACACCTCGCCGCCGCCAAACGCTAA
- a CDS encoding M61 family metallopeptidase, with translation MSTSLPKNTAPSDPKLSAAAAHAVSTEALEPPHAPLQYRVEALDLHAHLFAVRLRIAAPQAGQQLSLPVWIPGSYLVREFAKNLQGLKATQGRKAISVQQLDKHRWQLDCKAGQPVELHWQVCAYDTSVRTAWLDSRRGFFNGTSLLLRVHGQERTPHALEIARSAATPADWLLATGLTPHAVDAQGFGHYLAADYDELVDCPVELGAFWQGRFTACGVPHRFVVAGAPASFDGDKLLRDTQTICEEEIRFWHGKGKKPPHRSYVFMLNATDDNYGGLEHRNSTALICGRRDLPRSASALGEGGKQPEGYTTLLGLISHEYFHTWNVKRLRPAEFARYDYNAENYTQLLWFFEGFTSYYDDLLLRRAGLIDNAQYLALLTKTINQVQQTPGRQVQSVAQSSWDAWVKYYRQDENTANATVSYYTKGSLVALCLDLALRREGPVTLDQVMRGLWTRCHGGPMAEADVLAVLQELTGRSWETEIAQWVHGTGELPLAELLAAHGVLLQADRPALAQQLGLRVQDKRSVLIKTVLRGGLAEQAGLMAGDEWLGVERAGGDGWRLSKLQDLPLYTRPGEVVTALVARDHQLLRLSLQLPAAAKAAARPALKRSGKSPAAPDTETPANIKLGMQDAAVAAKWLAAQ, from the coding sequence ATGTCCACATCCCTCCCCAAAAATACCGCCCCATCGGACCCCAAGCTGTCGGCAGCGGCAGCGCACGCCGTGTCCACCGAGGCCCTGGAGCCGCCCCATGCCCCGCTGCAGTACCGGGTGGAAGCCCTGGACCTGCACGCCCACCTGTTTGCCGTGCGCCTGCGCATTGCCGCGCCCCAGGCCGGCCAGCAGCTGTCGCTGCCGGTGTGGATTCCGGGCAGCTACCTGGTGCGCGAATTCGCCAAGAACCTGCAAGGGCTGAAGGCGACCCAGGGCCGCAAGGCCATTTCCGTGCAGCAGCTGGACAAGCACCGCTGGCAGCTCGACTGCAAGGCCGGCCAGCCGGTGGAGCTGCACTGGCAGGTCTGCGCCTATGACACCTCGGTGCGCACCGCCTGGCTCGACAGCCGGCGCGGCTTTTTCAACGGCACCAGCCTGCTGCTGCGTGTGCATGGCCAGGAGCGCACCCCGCATGCATTGGAAATCGCCCGCTCTGCCGCCACCCCGGCCGACTGGCTGCTGGCCACGGGCCTGACACCCCATGCGGTGGACGCCCAGGGCTTTGGCCACTATCTGGCGGCCGACTATGACGAGCTGGTGGACTGCCCGGTGGAACTGGGCGCCTTCTGGCAGGGCCGCTTCACCGCCTGTGGCGTGCCCCACCGCTTTGTGGTGGCCGGCGCCCCGGCCAGCTTTGACGGCGACAAGCTGCTGCGCGACACCCAGACCATCTGCGAAGAGGAAATCCGTTTCTGGCATGGCAAGGGCAAGAAGCCGCCGCACCGCAGCTACGTGTTCATGCTCAATGCCACGGACGACAACTACGGCGGGCTGGAACACCGCAACTCCACCGCGCTGATCTGCGGCCGGCGCGACCTCCCGCGCAGCGCCAGCGCCCTGGGCGAAGGCGGCAAGCAACCCGAGGGCTACACCACACTGCTGGGCCTGATCAGCCACGAGTACTTCCACACCTGGAACGTCAAGCGCCTGCGCCCGGCCGAATTTGCCCGCTACGACTACAACGCCGAGAACTACACCCAGCTGCTGTGGTTCTTCGAAGGCTTCACCAGCTACTACGACGACCTGCTGCTGCGCCGTGCCGGCCTGATCGACAACGCCCAGTACCTGGCCCTGCTGACCAAGACCATCAACCAGGTGCAGCAGACGCCCGGTCGCCAGGTGCAGAGCGTGGCGCAGTCCAGCTGGGACGCCTGGGTCAAGTACTACCGCCAGGACGAGAACACCGCCAACGCCACCGTCAGCTACTACACCAAGGGCTCGCTGGTGGCCCTGTGCCTGGACCTGGCACTGCGCCGCGAAGGTCCGGTCACGCTGGACCAGGTGATGCGCGGCCTGTGGACCCGCTGCCACGGCGGCCCGATGGCCGAGGCCGATGTGCTGGCCGTGCTGCAGGAGCTGACGGGCCGCAGCTGGGAAACCGAAATCGCCCAGTGGGTGCACGGCACCGGCGAGCTGCCGCTGGCCGAACTGCTGGCCGCCCACGGCGTGCTGCTGCAGGCCGACCGCCCGGCCCTGGCCCAGCAACTGGGCCTGCGCGTGCAGGACAAGCGCAGCGTGCTGATCAAGACCGTGCTGCGCGGCGGCCTGGCCGAACAGGCGGGCCTGATGGCCGGCGACGAATGGCTGGGCGTGGAGCGCGCAGGCGGCGACGGCTGGCGCCTGAGCAAGCTGCAGGACCTGCCGCTCTACACCCGCCCGGGCGAGGTGGTGACGGCCCTGGTCGCCCGCGACCACCAGCTGCTGCGCCTGTCGCTGCAATTGCCGGCTGCGGCCAAGGCGGCCGCCCGGCCGGCGCTCAAGCGCTCGGGCAAATCGCCGGCAGCGCCCGACACGGAAACGCCGGCCAACATCAAGCTGGGCATGCAGGATGCCGCCGTGGCCGCCAAATGGCTGGCGGCACAGTGA
- a CDS encoding enoyl-CoA hydratase, whose amino-acid sequence MAYETIEVRVEADKVGVITLNRPKQLNALNDQLMNELGEALKAFEADEKIGCMVITGSEKAFAAGADISAMAKYSFADAYRGDFITRNWETIRSIRKPVIAAVSGFALGGGCELAMMCDFIIAADNAKFGQPEIKLGVIPGAGGTQRLPRAISKSKAMDMCLTARMMDAAEAERSGLVSRVVPLDKLMEETLAAAITISGFSQITVMAAKEAVNRAYEGQLSDGLMFERRLFHSLFATQDQKEGMDAFLNKRPANFTNQ is encoded by the coding sequence TTGGCCTACGAAACCATCGAAGTCCGCGTCGAAGCGGACAAAGTCGGCGTCATCACCCTGAACCGCCCCAAGCAGCTCAACGCCCTGAACGACCAGCTGATGAACGAGCTGGGCGAGGCGCTGAAGGCCTTCGAGGCGGACGAAAAGATCGGCTGCATGGTCATCACCGGCAGCGAGAAAGCCTTTGCGGCCGGCGCCGACATCAGCGCCATGGCCAAGTACAGCTTTGCCGATGCCTACCGCGGTGACTTCATCACCCGCAACTGGGAAACCATCCGCAGCATCCGCAAGCCCGTGATCGCCGCCGTCAGCGGCTTTGCCCTGGGCGGTGGCTGCGAGCTGGCGATGATGTGCGACTTCATCATCGCCGCCGACAACGCCAAGTTCGGCCAGCCCGAAATCAAGCTGGGCGTGATCCCCGGCGCCGGCGGTACGCAGCGCCTGCCCCGCGCCATCAGCAAGAGCAAGGCCATGGACATGTGCCTGACGGCCCGCATGATGGACGCCGCCGAGGCCGAGCGCAGCGGTCTGGTCAGCCGCGTGGTGCCGCTGGACAAGCTGATGGAAGAAACGCTGGCCGCAGCCATCACCATCAGCGGCTTCTCGCAGATCACAGTGATGGCCGCCAAGGAAGCCGTGAACCGCGCCTATGAAGGCCAGCTCTCCGACGGCCTGATGTTCGAGCGCCGCCTGTTCCATTCCCTGTTTGCCACCCAGGACCAGAAGGAAGGCATGGACGCTTTCCTGAACAAGCGCCCGGCGAACTTTACCAACCAATAA
- the flhD gene encoding flagellar transcriptional regulator FlhD yields the protein MNNDQLLAEIREANLTYLMLAQTLIRQDKAEAVFRLGLNEDACDILGALSAAQVLKLASRNTLLCSFRVDDELVWSLLTNHSSNKIGNEATNTLHANILMASRVSEVL from the coding sequence ATGAACAACGACCAACTGCTCGCCGAGATCCGTGAAGCCAACCTCACCTACCTGATGCTGGCGCAAACCCTGATCCGCCAAGACAAGGCAGAAGCCGTGTTCCGTCTGGGCCTTAATGAAGACGCCTGCGACATCCTGGGTGCCCTCTCCGCCGCACAAGTTCTGAAGCTCGCCTCCCGCAACACCTTGCTGTGCAGCTTCCGTGTGGACGACGAACTGGTCTGGAGCCTGCTGACCAACCACAGCAGCAACAAGATCGGCAACGAAGCCACCAACACGCTGCACGCCAACATCCTGATGGCCAGCCGCGTCTCCGAAGTGCTGTAA
- the flhC gene encoding flagellar transcriptional regulator FlhC, with product MATTTKSVLNESKQIERAAMLIGMGARMQVLESETTLSYERLIRLYKEIAGKSPSKGQLPFSTDWFLTWQENIHSSLFLNIYEYLSKGVELDAVEQLTKAYRLYSEQIEAAGLDLMLSFTRAWRLVKFVDANMLTRTKCSKCSGMFVTEPYENARHYECGLCNPPARAGKSKSAGALMLH from the coding sequence ATGGCCACCACCACCAAGAGCGTGCTGAACGAGTCCAAGCAGATCGAACGCGCTGCCATGCTGATCGGCATGGGCGCCCGCATGCAGGTGCTCGAGTCCGAAACCACGCTGTCGTATGAGCGCCTGATCCGCCTCTACAAGGAAATCGCAGGCAAGTCGCCGTCCAAAGGCCAGCTGCCGTTTTCCACCGACTGGTTCCTGACCTGGCAAGAAAACATCCACAGCTCGCTGTTCCTGAACATCTACGAATACCTGTCCAAGGGTGTGGAGCTGGATGCAGTGGAGCAACTGACCAAGGCCTACCGCCTCTACAGCGAACAGATCGAAGCCGCCGGCCTGGATCTGATGCTGTCCTTCACCCGCGCCTGGCGCCTGGTGAAGTTCGTGGACGCCAATATGCTGACCCGCACCAAGTGCTCCAAGTGCTCCGGCATGTTTGTGACCGAACCCTATGAAAACGCACGCCACTACGAATGTGGCCTGTGCAACCCGCCGGCCCGTGCCGGCAAGAGCAAGAGCGCAGGTGCGCTGATGCTCCACTGA
- the ffh gene encoding signal recognition particle protein, which yields MASALTDKLSRLVKEMRGQARITESNVQDMLREVRMALLEADVALPVVRDFIARVKEKALGQEVLGSLKPGQALVGIVNAELSATMGEGVADINLNAQPPAIILMAGLQGAGKTTTTAKLAKHLIEKRKKKVLTVSGDVYRPAAIEQLKTVTAQAGAEWFPSTPDQKPHDIAVAALDYAKKHFFDVLLVDTAGRLAIDELLMAEIKDLHATLKPVETLFVVDAMQGQDAINTAKAFKEALPLTGIVLTKLDGDSRGGAALSVRQITGAPIKFAGVSEKIDGLEVFDADRHAQRVLGMGDIVALVEQVTKGVDMEAAQKLAEKVKSGDGFDLNDFLAQIQQMKQMGGLSTLMDKLPSELTAKAGAVDMDKAEREIKRKEGIICSMTARERKKPEIIKATRKKRIADGAGVQVQEVNRLLKEFEQMQTMMKKMKGGGLMKMMKKMGGMKAMKGMMGGGGMPKLPF from the coding sequence ATGGCATCCGCACTCACCGACAAACTCTCGCGACTCGTCAAGGAGATGCGGGGCCAGGCCCGCATCACCGAATCCAATGTGCAGGACATGCTGCGCGAAGTGCGCATGGCCCTGCTGGAAGCCGACGTGGCCCTGCCCGTGGTGCGCGACTTCATCGCCCGGGTCAAGGAAAAGGCGCTGGGCCAGGAGGTGCTGGGCAGTCTGAAGCCCGGTCAGGCCCTGGTGGGCATCGTGAATGCCGAACTCTCCGCCACCATGGGCGAGGGCGTGGCCGACATCAACCTGAATGCCCAGCCGCCGGCCATCATCCTGATGGCCGGCCTGCAAGGTGCCGGTAAAACCACGACCACCGCCAAGCTGGCCAAGCACCTGATCGAAAAGCGCAAGAAGAAGGTGCTGACGGTCTCGGGTGACGTGTACCGCCCTGCGGCCATCGAACAGCTCAAGACCGTCACCGCCCAGGCCGGTGCCGAATGGTTCCCCTCCACGCCCGACCAGAAGCCGCACGACATTGCCGTGGCTGCGCTGGACTACGCCAAGAAGCATTTCTTCGACGTGCTGCTGGTGGACACGGCCGGTCGCCTGGCCATTGACGAGCTGTTGATGGCCGAAATCAAGGACCTGCATGCCACCTTGAAGCCGGTCGAAACCCTGTTCGTGGTCGATGCCATGCAGGGCCAGGATGCGATCAACACCGCCAAGGCCTTCAAGGAAGCGCTGCCGCTGACCGGTATCGTGCTGACCAAGCTGGATGGTGACTCGCGCGGTGGTGCGGCCCTGTCGGTGCGCCAGATCACCGGTGCGCCCATCAAGTTTGCCGGTGTGTCCGAAAAGATCGACGGCCTGGAAGTGTTCGATGCCGACCGCCACGCCCAGCGCGTGCTGGGCATGGGGGATATCGTGGCCCTGGTGGAGCAGGTCACCAAGGGCGTGGACATGGAGGCCGCGCAGAAGCTGGCCGAAAAGGTCAAGAGTGGCGACGGGTTTGACCTGAACGACTTTCTGGCCCAGATCCAGCAGATGAAGCAGATGGGCGGTCTGTCCACGCTGATGGACAAGCTGCCTTCCGAGCTGACCGCCAAGGCCGGCGCCGTGGACATGGACAAGGCCGAGCGCGAAATCAAGCGCAAGGAAGGCATCATCTGCTCCATGACCGCCAGGGAGCGCAAGAAACCCGAAATCATCAAGGCCACCCGCAAGAAGCGCATTGCCGACGGCGCAGGCGTGCAGGTGCAGGAAGTGAACCGCCTGCTTAAGGAGTTCGAGCAGATGCAGACCATGATGAAGAAGATGAAGGGCGGCGGCTTGATGAAGATGATGAAGAAGATGGGTGGCATGAAAGCCATGAAGGGCATGATGGGTGGCGGTGGCATGCCCAAGCTGCCGTTCTGA
- a CDS encoding cytochrome C assembly family protein, translating into MVPTPSSLPGWGMSMAAILAYAVPALGIRHLTPAKARLALRCAWVLHGLALVFTLLNSPPHFGFAPALSITAWLMLTVYAVEQQLFPQMRARWVLAALGAVTVALALVFPGHPLHVQASAWLPLHLALGIACYGLFAAAVVHGALMSQAEQRMRTGAESDSGMPLLLLERLTFRFVTAGFILLTATLLAGWLFGEQLYGHAWRWGHKEIFSLLSWLVFAVLLVGRGRFGWRGNHAVRMIYAGALLLLLGYVGSRFVLEVVLGRLQ; encoded by the coding sequence ATGGTTCCGACCCCTTCTTCCTTGCCTGGCTGGGGCATGTCCATGGCCGCCATCCTGGCCTATGCCGTGCCCGCGCTGGGCATACGCCACCTCACGCCTGCCAAGGCCCGGCTGGCCCTGCGTTGCGCCTGGGTGCTGCACGGCCTGGCGCTGGTCTTCACCCTGCTGAACAGCCCGCCCCATTTTGGCTTTGCCCCGGCGCTGTCCATCACAGCCTGGCTGATGCTGACGGTGTACGCCGTGGAGCAGCAGCTCTTTCCCCAGATGCGGGCCCGCTGGGTGCTGGCCGCACTGGGCGCCGTCACGGTGGCCCTGGCCCTGGTGTTCCCGGGCCACCCGCTGCATGTCCAGGCCTCGGCCTGGTTGCCGCTGCACCTGGCGCTGGGCATTGCCTGCTATGGGCTGTTTGCCGCCGCCGTGGTGCACGGCGCACTGATGAGCCAGGCCGAGCAGCGCATGCGCACCGGCGCCGAATCCGACAGCGGCATGCCGCTGCTGCTGCTGGAGCGGCTGACCTTCCGCTTTGTGACGGCCGGCTTCATCCTGCTGACGGCCACGCTGCTGGCCGGCTGGCTGTTTGGTGAACAGCTCTACGGCCACGCCTGGCGCTGGGGCCACAAGGAAATCTTTTCCCTGCTGAGCTGGCTGGTGTTTGCCGTGCTGCTGGTGGGCCGCGGCCGCTTTGGCTGGCGCGGCAACCATGCGGTGCGCATGATCTATGCCGGCGCGCTGCTGCTGCTGCTGGGCTATGTGGGTTCGCGCTTCGTGCTGGAAGTGGTGCTGGGGCGCTTGCAATGA
- a CDS encoding PP0621 family protein, whose translation MKYLLVIAVVAVFYLYWKKQRQSLRPPAPPSQPTLAPPQPMVACAHCGLHLPQRDALSDAQQQSYCCEAHRKLGPRP comes from the coding sequence ATGAAATACCTGCTGGTGATCGCCGTGGTGGCGGTGTTCTATCTGTATTGGAAGAAGCAGCGCCAGTCGCTGCGCCCCCCGGCGCCACCGTCCCAGCCCACGCTCGCGCCGCCCCAGCCCATGGTGGCCTGCGCCCACTGCGGCCTGCACCTGCCGCAGCGCGATGCCCTGAGCGATGCACAGCAGCAGTCCTACTGCTGCGAGGCGCACCGCAAGCTCGGCCCCCGCCCCTGA
- the ampD gene encoding 1,6-anhydro-N-acetylmuramyl-L-alanine amidase AmpD yields the protein MDFDPPEWRDGWLSGVRHLPSPNFGPRPAQAQIDLLVVHSISLPPGQFGTGCVQQLFTNQLDWDAHPYFQGIRGLEVSSHFFIERTGQIWQFVSADARAWHAGQSSWRGRGNCNDDSIGIELEGLEGLGFEDAQYTSLLQLSEAIGQHYPLQHIAGHEHIAPGRKQDPGPGFDWPRLQHPLQARHPDWQFPPA from the coding sequence ATGGACTTTGACCCGCCTGAGTGGCGTGACGGCTGGCTGTCCGGCGTGCGCCACCTGCCTTCGCCCAATTTCGGCCCCCGCCCTGCCCAGGCGCAGATCGATCTGCTGGTGGTGCATTCCATCAGCCTGCCGCCAGGCCAGTTTGGCACCGGCTGCGTACAGCAGCTGTTCACCAACCAGCTGGACTGGGACGCCCACCCCTACTTCCAGGGCATCCGCGGGCTGGAGGTGTCCTCGCATTTCTTCATCGAGCGCACAGGCCAAATCTGGCAGTTTGTCAGTGCCGACGCGCGCGCCTGGCATGCCGGCCAGTCCAGCTGGCGCGGGCGCGGCAACTGCAATGACGACTCCATCGGCATCGAGCTCGAAGGCCTGGAAGGCCTGGGCTTTGAAGACGCCCAGTACACCAGCCTGCTGCAGCTGAGCGAAGCCATTGGCCAGCATTACCCGCTGCAGCATATCGCCGGCCACGAGCACATTGCCCCCGGCCGCAAGCAGGACCCCGGCCCCGGTTTTGACTGGCCGCGCCTGCAGCACCCCTTGCAGGCCCGCCACCCGGATTGGCAGTTTCCACCGGCCTAG